One window from the genome of Hippoglossus hippoglossus isolate fHipHip1 chromosome 10, fHipHip1.pri, whole genome shotgun sequence encodes:
- the LOC117768926 gene encoding uncharacterized protein LOC117768926, whose amino-acid sequence MDPGVWEEQRFQQPFVSPPLCSSSEVDEEMWCYQKPGFEALLLAELQRQQQRSQFCDTLLKAEGVSVPAHSCVLSAISPLVSSSTPVPPAGQSHLLEFQTLDACTLLRMVRLLYSGEMAGEGEKEKQEAISAAANLGIHGLVEVTRRDHKSRDEEGGGRHVEVGVQTEPMMVEDNKRKRVKWRREVRDGCTLLWKETQSYSEKDMWTQTEEVQGSTAPSTHSATSIETVDMAALQNAEQTDSQILPSQIPHIPISLLYLPENQPSSASATSMQDSTAAEPTSGAVAVPPYSSVPLSLQPFSTLSARDATEGEEWQDEQLKRFQGNIPGFINSFLNPDKEEGSRRGRAGRRRGAGVGRPRRARAAERRAGRPRGSTGGRWRGRLTQTVDVQRVGVSKVQKLFLQRWGRRSTRTGQGGGAAGRKLYLKTRAFLRSAESYRRSRSRGKVLEFSQSEEMLPHSQAGGGVSTQLGQRTPMQKFKQDGLPGSGTRSSRAKSTTSFTPVHFCNIDTLSSPHLQPSPSPVLQSPAASYMPPASSLLHTTCLPAPEPPPHEEQPEQINRLLEEVMMGLDILPKSSSVRGSRRPRPTRGSSCTYVSSGNSLAQNKQQVCTTGLLEAFHGSAQVAAVTSEASPSSSAQGEVPVLQQQGEGEMNDMLEHFLHSFEEHVENCRAREEEETNGEISTEPSKSSPVLNNHRKTKTKTQNPVIRPQTESHQGEEAETPPSRSQPHKASAHSPAPLESAEETSGNHRTQRKQGYKKKQKQYLLSLEKRRVRRKPVPMSDAEIKILHDLRDKQLQQIPVVKLEWRGPIPVRVMLQGNSCQRLEVKDSVPLLYKPLVDKPTSAGSSRGRSKENGQHVSLPHDGISKPVEPFATNEQLEENQERHEVELTVKPQEGEEEPTRRGRKRRAEPGGETRVDATVSKRICFEPMTQPTSETCIHSSGSANLHSEQTNTGAEEVIDVESVSLTSVGGFLDREEKGEIKVSETEEGSMYEVAESSADEIIDVDGDTDGGTNLENDTGGCREEAGIGRTLPFLSHCVSPPSPSAQEGSTGLTGSREEEDIDVIGDSSPLPEPVIISWTESSDKEDGDEDIDVVGEKTDYASSVVFAIVNKGELVS is encoded by the exons ATGGATCCAGGAGTTTGGGAGGAGCAGAG ATTCCAGCAGCCttttgtctctcctcctctctgctcctcctctgaagtGGATGAAGAAATGTGGTGCTACCAGAAACCAGGGTTTGAAGCTCTCCTCCtcgctgagctgcagagacagcagcagcgCAGCCAGTTCTGTGACACTCTGCTCAAGGCAGAAG GTGTTTCGGTGCCAGCACACAGTTGCGTTCTCTCAGCGATCAGTCCCCTTGTGTCCTCCTCCACGCCAGTGCCGCCTGCAGGACAGAGTCATCTCCTGGAGTTTCAGACTCTTGACGCCTGCACGCTGCTCCGCATGGTCAGACTGCTGTACTCCGGAGAGATGGcaggggagggggagaaggagaagcaaGAGGCTATTTCCGCTGCAGCCAATCTGGGCATCCACGGGCTGGTGGAGGTCACGAGAAGAGATCATAAAAGCAGAGACGAGGAAGGAGGAGGCCGACATGTGGAGGTGGGCGTTCAGACAGAGCCGATGATGGTGGAGGATAACAAGAGGAAGCGGGTcaagtggaggagagaggtgagggaTGGGTGCACTTTGCTGTGGAAGGAGACACAGTCATATAGTGAGAAAGACatgtggacacagacagaggaggtgcAGGGAAGCACAGCTCCTTCTACTCACTCTGCAACCTCCATTGAAACCGTTGACATGGCTGCTCTCCAGAATGCAGAACAGACAGACTCCCAAATTCTCCCCTCTCAAATTCCCCACATTCCCATATCCCTCCTCTACCTGCCAGAAAACCAACCTTCCTCTGCATCTGCAACGTCCATGCaagactccacagcagctgaaccCACATCTGGTGCTGTTGCGGTGCCGCCGTACAGCTCCGTCCCCCTGTctctccagcctttctccaCCCTGT CAGCCAGAGATGCCACGGAGGGCGAGGAGTGGCAGGACGAGCAGTTAAAGCGTTTCCAAGGCAACATCCCAGGATTCATAAACTCCTTCCTCAACCCAGACAAAGAGGAGGGCTCCCGCAGGGGGCGAGCGGGGCGGAGGCGTGGGGCAGGGGTGGGGAGGCCAAGGAGAGCCAGGGCAGCTGAGAGACGAGCGGGGAGACCACGAGGCAGCAcaggagggagatggaggggaCGGTTAACGCAGACAGTGGACGTGCAGCGGGTCGGGGTGAGCAAGGTGCAGAAGCTGTTCCTGcagaggtgggggaggaggtCAACGAGGACGGGTCagggtggaggagctgcaggcagGAAGTTGTACCTGAAGACAAGAGCGTTTCTGAGGTCGGCCGAGAGCTATCGCAGAAGTAGAAGTCGCGGCAAAGTGTTGGAGTTCAGTCAGAGTGAAGAGATGCTGCCACACAgtcaggcaggaggaggagtttcCACACAGCTTGGACAGAGGACCCCAATGCAAAAGTTTAAACAG GACGGGCTGCCTGGCAGCGGGACTCGGAGCTCGAGGGCCAAGTCAACAACATCTTTTACTCCCGTTCACTTCTGCAACATTGACACCTTATCCAGCCCCCACCTCCAGCCTTCTCCGTCTCCTGTCCTGcagtctcctgcagcctcctacaTGCCTCCAGCTTCATCCCTCCTCCACACCACCTGCCTCCCTGCTCCGGAGCCGCCACCCCACGAAGAGCAGCCGGAGCAAATCAATCGTCTCCTGGAGGAAGTGATGATGGGACTCGACATTTTACCAAAGAGCAGCAGTGTTCGTGGTTCACGGCGTCCTCGACCAACCAGGGGCAGCAGCTGTACCTACGTCTCCTCTGGGAATAGTTTGgcccaaaacaaacaacaggtCTGCACCACTGGCCTCCTGGAAGCTTTTCATGGGTCTGCGCAAGTTGCCGCTGTGACAAGTGAAGCCAGCCCTTCCTCTTCTGCACAAGGTGAGGTAcctgttctgcagcagcagggagagggagagatgaacgATATGCTGGAACACTTCCTTCATTCGTTTGAGGAACACGTTGAAAACTGTCGTGccagggaagaggaagagacaaatGGTGAAATCTCCACTGAGCCGAGCAAGTCTTCCCCAGTCCTGAACAATCACAGAAAAACTAAGACCAAGACACAAAATCCCGTCATACGCCCTCAAACTGAATCCCATCAGGGTGAGGAAGCTGAAACACCTCCTAGTCGTTCACAGCCACACAAGGCCTCAGCTCATAGTCCCGCTCCCCTAGAAAGTGCTGAGGAAACTTCAGGGAACcacagaacacagagaaaacaaggatacaagaaaaaacaaaagcaatatCTCTTGTCATTAGAGAaaaggagggtgaggaggaagcCGGTGCCGATGAGTGATGCAGAGATTAAGATCCTTCACGacctcagagacaaacagctcCAGCAGATTCCTGTGGTGAAACTGGAGTGGAGAGGACCGATACCAGTGAGAGTAATGCTGCAGGGAAACAGCTGTCAACGTCTGGAAGTCAAG gatAGTGTGCCCTTGCTCTACAAGCCACTTGTAGACAAACCAACCTCAGCAGGTTCCAGTCGAGGCAGGTCCAAGGAAAACGGACAACATGTAAGTTTACCTCATGATGGGATTTCAAAACCTGTGGAGCCCTTTGCCACGAATGAACAACTGGAGGAAAACCAAGAGAGACATGAGGTAGAGTTGACTGTCAAGCCAcaggaaggggaagaggaaCCTAcaaggagggggaggaagaggagagctgAGCCAGGGGGGGAAACCCGCGTTGACGCCACTGTTTCCAAAAGGATTTGCTTTGAGCCAATGACACAGCCGACCTCTGAAACATGCATACACAGCTCTGGATCTGCCAACCTACActctgaacaaacaaacacaggggcAGAGGAAGTGATTGATGTGGAGAGTGTTTCGCTGACTAGTGTAGGAGGCTTTTTGGATagggaagaaaaaggagaaatcaAAGTCAGTGAAACAGAGGAAGGTTCGATGTACGAAGTGGCAGAGAGCAGCGCTGATGAGATCATCGATGTGGATGGAGACACTGACGGTGGAACCAACCTGGAGAACGATACAGGCGGCTGCAGAGAAGAGGCGGGAATAGGCAGAACATTACCATTTCTGTCGCACTGTgtttcacctccttcaccttcGGCACAGGAGGGCAGCACAGGGTTAACAGGAAGCCGGGAAGAGGAGGACATCGATGTGATTGGGGATTCCAGCCCCTTACCTGAGCCGGTGATCATCAGCTGGACGGAGTCTTCAGACAAGGAGGATGGAGACGAGGACATTGACGTtgttggagaaaagacagactaCGCCTCATCAGTGGTCTTCGCTATTGTGAATAAAGGTGAGCTTGTAAGTTAG